The sequence below is a genomic window from Hydractinia symbiolongicarpus strain clone_291-10 chromosome 10, HSymV2.1, whole genome shotgun sequence.
GCATCAATACTGCTCCTGAGAAATTACCATTGCTAAATGCTAGCAACGAAAAACAAACTAATTCGAAAACAATGCAGCCAACGAATAAAACAAGAGAAGCGATACTGCCTGCAACGTTTCCGAGACAACCACGGCCACCGACACAAGACAAGAAAAGACGAGCTGTTGCAGGAATGTTGATGGAGTCTAGTGCTAGGAAATTCTCAACTGCTAGGTAAGTAAAGATTTCTTGCGGACGGTTCTTGGAATGTCTTCTCTGTGTCATAAAGAATGTTGCAGATGACGttgaaaaacaaatatcttCGCCCTTGTACCGTAAACTAGGACTTTTTTAGAGCAAACCGTGATCAAGTGAAGGGAATGTAAACGTACCAAAACAACTGCTTGCAACAAGACGACCAGCAAGTGCGGAGTCAGCAAAACCTTTACATCATTCAAAGCCTGACAACGATAGAAATGCTACCACAACTAAAGTGAGGCGGATCTCATTGATTCAAAGTCCTCAAAAATCACTTGCAAGGTAAATCGTCGTTATGGAATTTTGAAATCTCGTCCCAGGATTTCCCTATATACATCATAAGAAAGGCAATAGAAACGCGATCATTACACGGGTCTGGCATATAGACTGGTTAGATTTGATAAAAGTGACTTCTAGACAATTACTGCATTctgtattttaaatattttagtagCGATAATCAGCAAGCTGGAAACGGAAACGAAAAAGTTAATCATCCAGAAACGAAAGTTTTTGAAATAGAAAAGGACCGGATAAACAAACCATGGAACAGCTGGATAAAAGCCGTATCTGTAGATGCTGATTCAGCCGAAGCAAAACAAATTATTACTAACCCgccaaaaattgaacaaactaAATCACGAAAAAGCTCGCTGCAGGtccaaaatggcggcaataatcGTAAACAATCTTTTGATCAGTGGGTTTTACATAAAACACAAGAACAAATGGACGAACTACAAAAACTTCGAGAAGAAAATAAGCACAAGGAAGCAAACGAGGTTGAAATAAAATGGAAACACGGCAAGACGTTTGAAGATTGGAAACGGGAAAAAGAGGAGTACGATAGACTTTTAAAAGAACAACAGCGAGAGGATGAAAAAGAGAACAGAGTGCcgagaaaatttttgaaaggTAAAACATTTGAACAATGGCAAAAAGAAACCGAAGAAAGGGAAAGGTTGGAAACAGACTTGAAAAAATCACAGCAAGAAAaggtaatgtttttatttagaaatacaACAGAACCTCACTTGCAAGTTCCTTGTTAATGGTACCAGAAAAGGCTATCCTGATTctttacccaggatagcttaAACAGAAGTTTAAAACTGTCAAATCAATACCTTGTCTCTTTATTTAGGAAAAGGTAGAAAAAGAATCAAAACAGGTGAAAAGACGAAAAGAATCTGTAGCAAAATATCAGAAATGGTTGTTGgaaaaacaagaacaagaacTTCAGGAACTAGAGCAAGCTTTCATCAAGCGTAAAACATCCACCACTGTTTTATCTACAGAaactaaaaacagaaaaagaagtGTCAATTTAAATAGTAGaaatgcataaaaaaattatttattataaagaTGGTATATGTGATGATATTCGACTATCATGAATCTCAAATGATTACTGCACTATGAAGAAATAGAGTTGTTAAAAGAAAGATCTTTCTTTCATAAGACTGAAAGAAACTACAACTATGAACTGCACGCTTCTATACCACAAAGAGGTAAAAGACATTAAAGATaactaaaatattattataaaatcaTTTGTTAGCCACTTAAATAACCTATCAAGCACCATTAACTGACGAGCATGTACTAAATATGTTAtcacaagaaaataaatattctaaTCATTTGGTTCCAGTACTTTTCTATTGTTACTTCTACAACTTGCAACATCCATCCAGCGTTTATCACGAGAAGCGCATTTAGCCATCTGGAAATAAAATCCTTGTACTAAAATTTTACACTATATTCTACTTTCGTTTGCGTAAGTGGTGAACGCAAATACGGATTTCAGTCAGGTCATGATATTGACGTAGAGTAAATATTACGAATGCATCAAAATTTAACCACTGTGATAGAGAACCTCGGGGATCTATGTCCCAAGAGGCCATACAGCATAAATACACGGCGGCGCTGGAGGAAGAATATCCAGACATTAAACACTTACGTGGAGGTTGAAtagataaagaaatataaaaacacaattctTGGTGTTAttaaggtttttaaaaattaaatataaatattcgttatcaaaagttaaacaaattttttataaaccaaaaATGTTCTGAGACAACTTTTCAAATTCTTCGTTGGTGTAAGTAAACTTGTTTAGGATCTGAATTGCACTATCCTCTGTCATTTCTACATATTCACTTTCgtctaaataaatttaaaaacaagataATTAACTGTAACCTACTATTACTACAACCACGCGAAAAAGAAAACTCTCATTTAGTTTGCTTTACCTCGGATTGGAAGAAAGCCTGAACATTCTAAACTTGCTGTGTTAAACGGATCATTTGTACattctaaaacaaaaaacattatacCTTTTAATAACAAATAACCAGAAAGATCAAAACAGCAACTGTTAGCAAATCGAGTGTCTTTCTGGCCTGCAAGTAAAAAAATAcgtcaatttttttaacaattataaTTCACATTCCTACTTTTAGCGACTGACGGATTTTGAGACCTATATTATATCGTACGATCTGAAATATGAATACATAATACAGGGACGCACATTTTCTCTTTAAAGTTAAAAGATTTTGagtcatttttttatagaaattttaaaaattattactgtCAGGactacaagtctttttttagtgatttattgtaaattttgcaaaaaaaattcgcggctgtttttttgtgattttgcgtgaataaattttcacaattaaaaaatatgtggTTGGGAAAACAAATCTCACATTTTTctgcattttaaattttgatgcatCTCcaggtttttaaattttcataaatattttcaaatacaaTTTAATAAGTCAAACATCTCATTTAGTAACTTCTTCCCACTCGTCTTTACTTTCCTCGTGATCCAGACTTTCAGAAAATAGAAAGCgcatttataataatttttcacGTTTTAGGGTGCGAGGGATTAAAAATAGGTGTGCTTATTACACGGGATCAAAGCAAAACGAAGAAATATTAGAAAATAACTTTCGCGAGTCGAGAATTGCCTGTAATTTCGCGACGAAAAACttgcgatttttttatttagaatgtttcaaaacaaatttttgcgaGGCGAGTTAAATATCGataaattcaaaataattttcaccCGCGAAACTGTCTGCCataaaagtatacatggaaggGAGGGTATTTAGTAATCTTgcagaaaaaactttaaaatattatatcGAAAAGTtaaggttatatatttttaatgttttaagaaGATTCATGAGGATTTTAAAGGAACTTTCTCGTAAGAAAGAATTTTAGAGAGGGTGGCTGCATAGTGATACATGGCGTGACAAATTCCTAAGAGAGAGATGTACATTTCTCGACGTACTTTAGAAATGTCTTAAAAGAACGTCAAAGTAGAGATTTTAAAATTCCTTAcaattttataaagaaatattcACCTGGAGATGGTTTCTTTGGAAAGATGAATACTGTAACTAATGCTGAATCATCGGTTTGTGTGCGAACAGATTCATGCCTGCACATAGCCAAGTTATGAGCAATGTTATTCTGACATAAATAATTAGTAATGGCGACCACATCACTAAAAATACAAACAGTTCGTAGCCATCAATCAGCTGTTTGGAactttgaattattattttaaactaaTTAACACTTTTCTGGGTggggttaatttattttaaacctGTCAAAGTATATTGTTTAGCTGCAACTTActtaaaaacacttttctaaGACGAAAGCTGTCATTGTATTCCACAGCTTAGAAAAATATCTCGCAAAGACAGAACAAACCTAGCTAATTCTTTAATATTTAGATCCACAAGCTGCAAAGCATATCCATTAACCATATACGCATCTAACTtgaacaaattcttttttaataacttcagTTTCTATAAAAAGAGAAGACATTTTCAATTGGAAATAATTACATTGATAAATTGAATCTTTTTTGCCTTTAGGCTTTGTAGGCTTTCTGTAGGCTCTGTAAAGATTTACCTAATACCtctttttgcaaaaatttagtTTAACATCGTTACTTTCTGGGACAATTTCAGACGATTTTTGTCAACACTCCAAAATTTTCCAggacaaatttatttttcaggttttTCCATGAATTTTTAGATTTTCCGTGGTTAAAATGCATTTCATTGAAAGGAGATTCACAGTCAAATACATCAAGTACAGAAAATTGGGTGTCAGGCTTCTACTTCCTTATCCCATGAAATGAGAAAACTTAAACAATGTGCATGACAAGTATGATACAACAACatgaatatatatttacttcaaCTTACAGAGATGTCTATAGGTAATTGCTGATCATACTGAAATGCATGGAAATGAAGATGGTTGACCGAGGCTAAAGCACATAAACTGTTAAATCCTATTCGAAATCCACTAGAAAAATAACATTGCAAAATAACAACATCTACAATAACATCAGAACTCAACTtggatatatataaattttttcaagcTGAAAGCTACATATTGCATCTTTGTTATTTACAcaaattttctgattttactgaATGAATACATTTACTGGCTTTACACAAACATTGTCAGGTCAATATAACTCTACCTTTTAGCCAACAAGCAAAGCTCAACAGCAACTTCAATAGAATGTTTATCTAGAATTTGTGACAGACCATGATCAATATTGGGTACAAGTAACACGTGACCATATTCAATTGGACTAACATTGACAATAATTTTGTCGTTTCGCTCTTCCTAAAAAGTTGATGACAAAATATCAACAAAGTTGAGGATTGTTTTTCCTCGTTGCTGTAAAAAAACAAGACTAATTACTATTATGCCAGTATATATAGAAATTGATAAAACGTTCCGAACAGTAAGAGACTCTGTCCTGCAAGACTTCTCGAAAAGACACTCTGCAATTATGGTAATCTCTTTTGAAAACTCAACAAAAAAGTTAACTCCCACCTGTAGGTCTGTTCTGTTTAGCATGAATAAAACCTGAAGCAAAACATGTAGCATTGTGAAAACGTTAAAGTGAAAACGAGGGCTTAACTACAAACTGGTTTTAGGTCCAGCCTCTTACATTAAGTTATATAGCCTTATCTGTTTACTttgattttagaaaaaaaattaattaaaatgaaatgaatct
It includes:
- the LOC130612752 gene encoding GDP-D-glucose phosphorylase 1-like isoform X3; its protein translation is MIIIFIKTIDNMAERKYDYSATDFVIGQNKEGGKSKFTTTLCNAWDKAMEEGVFWYSLYGVERKVLPGKYGITAQLNKKRFSERRKPDAATQVVMPFNQEKFNFNKIKDSEVLFMLNRTDLQINILLKLLLSFACWLKASVNHLHFHAFQYDQQLPIDISKLKLLKKNLFKLDAYMVNGYALQLVDLNIKELASDVVAITNYLCQNNIAHNLAMCRHESVRTQTDDSALVTVFIFPKKPSPGQKDTRFANSCCFDLSGYLLLKDESEYVEMTEDSAIQILNKFTYTNEEFEKLSQNIFGL
- the LOC130612752 gene encoding GDP-D-glucose phosphorylase 1-like isoform X1, with the translated sequence MIIIFIKTIDNMAERKYDYSATDFVIGQNKEGGKSKFTTTLCNAWDKAMEEGVFWYSLYGVERKVLPGKYGITAQLNKKRFSERRKPDAATQVVMPFNQEKFNFNKIKDSEVLFMLNRTDLQEERNDKIIVNVSPIEYGHVLLVPNIDHGLSQILDKHSIEVAVELCLLAKSGFRIGFNSLCALASVNHLHFHAFQYDQQLPIDISKLKLLKKNLFKLDAYMVNGYALQLVDLNIKELASDVVAITNYLCQNNIAHNLAMCRHESVRTQTDDSALVTVFIFPKKPSPGQKDTRFANSCCFDLSGYLLLKDESEYVEMTEDSAIQILNKFTYTNEEFEKLSQNIFGL
- the LOC130612752 gene encoding GDP-D-glucose phosphorylase 1-like isoform X2 — protein: MIIIFIKTIDNMAERKYDYSATDFVIGQNKEGGKSKFTTTLCNAWDKAMEEGVFWYSLYGVERKVLPGKYGITAQLNKKRFSERRKPDAATQVVMPFNQEKFNFNKIKDSEVLFMLNRTDLQEERNDKIIVNVSPIEYGHVLLVPNIDHGLSQILDKHSIEVAVELCLLAKSGFRIGFNSLCALASVNHLHFHAFQYDQQLPIDISKLKLLKKNLFKLDAYMVNGYALQLVDLNIKELASDVVAITNYLCQNNIAHNLAMCRHESVRTQTDDSALVTVFIFPKKPSPECTNDPFNTASLECSGFLPIRDESEYVEMTEDSAIQILNKFTYTNEEFEKLSQNIFGL